From Eptesicus fuscus isolate TK198812 chromosome 13, DD_ASM_mEF_20220401, whole genome shotgun sequence, the proteins below share one genomic window:
- the TIMM10 gene encoding mitochondrial import inner membrane translocase subunit Tim10, with amino-acid sequence MDPLRAQQLAAELEVEMMADMYNRMTSACHRKCVPPHYKEAELSKGESVCLDRCVSKYLDIHERMGKKLTELSMQDEELMKRMQQSSGPA; translated from the exons ATGGATCCGCTCAGGGCCCAGCAGCTGGCGGCGGAGCTGGAGGTAGAAATGATGGCTGATATGTACAACAG aaTGACAAGTGCCTGCCACCGAAAGTGCGTGCCTCCCCACTACAAGGAAGCAGAACTGTCCAAGGGCGAGTCTGTATGCCTGGACCGGTGTGTCTCCAAGTACCTGGATATCCATGAGCGGATGGGCAAAAAGCTGACAGAGTTGTCTATGCAGGATGAAGAGCTGATGAAGAGGATGCAGCAGAGCTCTGGGCCTGCATGA
- the SMTNL1 gene encoding smoothelin-like protein 1, with the protein MEQKEEKPSEDGTTVSPTPGTSGTPGGDTSAGEEAKGTSTATEGPPDGAGKQERAPAEGGASADFQGEANGLDEVKVESKVEAELPKEDSGKEETKKAPQEMTGGKEETNSEPKEAEGKEGTVLATEKQKAEEKAATPESREKADVEDQAKAELKQGAGEQEAGAGSREADGEQEATTASLEESAETEEPKAEAQAKASAPEATSDSEKKAALEDEAQAEPQDSDLREEVESGGPNAEQDQGAEKESEEGAGVSPSSPEEWPESPTEEGQGLSPEGLGPDTTASGETSPSASESSPSEVPQSPTEPPPSQEKKKEKAPERRVTAPARPRGARAQNRKAIVDKFGGAASGPTALFRNTKAAGTAIGSVKNMLLEWCRAMTRNYEHVDIQNFSSSWSSGMAFCALIHKFFPDAFDYAELDPSKRRHNFTLAFSTAEKLADCAQLLEVDDMVRLAVPDSKCVYTYIQELYRCLVQKGLVKTKKK; encoded by the exons atggagcagaaggaagagaagccCTCTGAGGATGGGACCACTGTCTCCCCAACCCCAGGGACCTCAGGGACGCCAGGAGGTGACACCTCTGCAGGGGAGGAGGCCAAAGGCACCAGCACCGCCACAGAGGGGCCTCCGGATGGGGCAGGAAAGCAGGAAAGAGCTCCAGCTGAGGGTGGTGCATCAGCTGATTTCCAGGGGGAAGCCAATGGGTTGGATGAGGTCAAGGTGGAGTCCAAAGTGGAGGCTGAACTTCCAAAGGAGGACAGTGGGAAGGAAGAGACCAAAAAGGCTCCTCAGGAGATGACGGGTGGGAAAGAAGAGACAAACTCTGAACCCAAGGAGGCCgagggaaaggaggggacggTGTTGGCCACGGAGAAGCAGAAGGCTGAGGAAAAAGCGGCCACGCCCGAATCCAGGGAGAAAGCCGATGTGGAGGACCAGGCCAAAGCTGAGCTGAAGCAGGGCGCTGGGGAGCAGGAGGCCGGGGCTGGGTCCAGGGAGGCTGATGGGGAGCAGGAGGCCACGACAGCCTCTCTGGAGGAGAGCGCCGAGACGGAGGAGCCCAAGGCTGAAGCCCAGGCGAAAGCCAGTGCCCCAGAGGCCACGTCGGACTCTGAGAAGAAGGCTGCTCTGGAAGATGAGGCCCAGGCTGAGCCACAGGACAGTGACCTGAGGGAGGAGGTG GAGTCAGGCGGTCCCAATGCAGAGCAGGATCAGGGTGCGGAGAAAGAGTCGGAGGAAGGAGCAGGGGTGAGTCCCAGCTCCCCCGAGGAATGGCCCGAGAGCCCCACGGAGGAGGGTCAAGGCCTCAGCCCAG AGGGGTTGGGCCCAGACACCACAGCTTCTGGAGAGACCAGTCCCTCAGCCAG TGAGTCTTCACCCAGCGAGGTGCCCCAGAGTCCCACGGAGCCCCCTCCCTcacaggagaagaagaaggagaaggcaCCGGAACGCAGGGTGacagcccctgcccggccccgggGGGCCCGTGCGCAGAACCGCAAAGCCATCGTGGACAAGTTTGGAGG GGCAGCCTCGGGCCCCACGGCCCTGTTCCGGAACACGAAGGCAGCCGGGACAGCCATCGGCAGCGTCAAGAACATGCTCTTGGAGTGGTGCAGGGCCATGACGAGAAACTACGAG cACGTGGACATTCAGAACTTCTCGTCCAGCTGGAGCAGCGGCATGGCCTTCTGCGCCCTCATCCACAAGTTCTTCCCCGATGCCTTTGACTACGCCGAGCTGGACCCCTCCAAGCGCCGGCACAACTTCACCTTGGCCTTCTCCACCGCAGA gAAACTGGCCGACTGTGCCCAGCTGCTGGAGGTGGATGACATGGTGCGCTTGGC